From Hyalangium minutum, the proteins below share one genomic window:
- a CDS encoding efflux RND transporter periplasmic adaptor subunit — MRLVSVAGVGLALLTLAACGKAQSGPQQAQQGAADPMAVEVISLAPGEVRDTSEYLGQLLSRQSVSLRPQVSGYVQSIRVRPGEQVEKGQVLLVVDPRRERAGLLAAQAQRSSAVASREYARQTRERAAQLLKEGLLSRQDYEQAVAQARTAEANARAAEAQIQAQQVELGYFEVRAPFAGVVGNIPVRVGDSVSQETELTRVDQSQTLEVSVQVPVERAAKIQVGRTEVELLDTKGEPIVTAPVFFVASTPSDATQLVEVKAAFQNTLGLRAEQVIPTRVIYETRQALLLPTYAVSRLGSQAFVFTVIPGDGGMVSQRQPVQLGQIQGNSYELVEGLKQGTQVAVSGVQLLRDGQPVQPKPASPRGSQGPGVGGASDAGQ, encoded by the coding sequence ATGCGATTGGTGAGTGTGGCGGGCGTTGGGTTGGCACTGCTGACTCTGGCCGCGTGTGGCAAGGCGCAGAGCGGTCCGCAGCAGGCTCAGCAGGGCGCGGCAGACCCCATGGCCGTGGAGGTGATCTCGCTGGCACCCGGAGAGGTGCGGGACACGAGTGAGTACCTGGGTCAGCTCCTCTCCCGGCAGAGTGTCTCCCTGCGTCCCCAGGTGTCCGGCTACGTGCAGAGCATTCGCGTGCGCCCGGGCGAGCAGGTGGAGAAGGGCCAGGTGCTGCTGGTGGTGGATCCCCGGCGGGAGCGCGCGGGGCTGTTGGCGGCGCAGGCCCAGCGCTCGTCGGCGGTGGCCAGCCGCGAGTACGCCCGGCAGACACGGGAGCGCGCCGCCCAGCTCCTCAAGGAAGGGCTGCTGAGCCGCCAGGACTATGAGCAGGCCGTGGCGCAGGCTCGCACGGCCGAGGCCAACGCCCGCGCCGCCGAGGCCCAGATCCAGGCCCAGCAGGTGGAGCTGGGCTACTTCGAAGTGCGAGCACCCTTCGCGGGGGTGGTGGGAAACATCCCTGTGAGGGTGGGGGACTCGGTCTCCCAGGAGACGGAGCTGACCCGCGTGGATCAGAGCCAGACGCTGGAAGTCTCCGTGCAGGTTCCGGTGGAGCGCGCCGCGAAGATTCAAGTGGGACGCACGGAGGTGGAGCTGCTGGACACGAAGGGGGAGCCCATTGTCACGGCCCCGGTCTTCTTCGTGGCGTCTACGCCGTCGGACGCCACCCAGCTGGTGGAGGTGAAGGCGGCTTTTCAGAACACGCTGGGGCTGCGCGCCGAGCAGGTCATCCCCACCCGCGTCATCTATGAGACGCGCCAGGCGCTGCTGCTGCCCACCTATGCGGTGTCCCGGCTCGGCAGCCAGGCCTTTGTCTTCACGGTCATTCCTGGGGATGGCGGCATGGTGTCGCAGCGCCAGCCAGTGCAGCTGGGGCAGATCCAGGGCAACTCCTACGAGCTGGTGGAGGGGCTGAAGCAGGGCACCCAGGTGGCTGTCAGCGGCGTGCAGCTGCTCCGGGATGGGCAGCCGGTGCAGCCGAAGCCAGCGTCGCCGCGAGGCAGTCAGGGGCCAGGGGTGGGCGGGGCTTCGGACGCGGGGCAGTGA
- a CDS encoding DUF4785 family protein, with the protein MTSHRSVVRMAGLGLAVAFLGGFTPEPAVNSKLRSTASTPLAAGDVAPGRLFARDAREGVAPGLVSVSNPTAPEPLAAPAVPETRRSKSTLLHVAPGSAATQLTLPITTPDDAWVMLIPKGSDAKVAEEALRDVAMFDARGLRADVRASRDGSAQLGADADRLKAEGISKPISMLRLNREMGQGLYKLQVGPKAAKVGLAVEIREPSSSIELAITPSAMQLSPEAEGYVAVELGSDVALERVKVEATLYTPRYERDRTVPVVKVGKEYRAMVSRVMTDRDETGTWMVEVHATGVANGQTFDRLEQTAFGYVVPTARIASVGRERLVRDGSGRVEALEVDVVVESQGLDRYEVTGTLVATDGKGMERAVAEAQVTDQLRAGSHVLTLRFDAGHAGLAKLGGSYALRGLQLYSLGTNTLYHRLNRGLDVRFPAVRVEELVAPKLTPALETMMREDAFKVRE; encoded by the coding sequence ATGACCTCTCATCGTTCCGTTGTTCGGATGGCTGGCCTCGGGCTGGCGGTTGCCTTCCTCGGGGGTTTCACGCCGGAGCCCGCCGTGAATTCCAAGCTGCGCAGCACCGCGAGCACTCCGCTCGCCGCGGGTGATGTGGCGCCGGGCCGCCTCTTCGCGCGAGATGCGCGCGAGGGCGTGGCCCCGGGCCTCGTCTCGGTGTCCAACCCCACGGCGCCCGAGCCGCTGGCAGCGCCGGCTGTGCCAGAGACACGGCGGTCGAAGTCCACGCTGCTGCACGTGGCTCCGGGCTCGGCGGCCACCCAGCTGACGCTGCCCATCACCACGCCCGACGACGCGTGGGTGATGCTCATCCCCAAGGGCAGCGATGCCAAGGTGGCGGAGGAGGCGCTTCGGGATGTGGCGATGTTCGATGCGCGGGGCCTGCGTGCGGACGTGCGGGCGTCGCGGGACGGGAGCGCGCAGCTCGGCGCGGATGCGGACCGGCTCAAGGCCGAGGGCATCAGCAAGCCCATCTCGATGCTGCGCCTGAACCGCGAGATGGGGCAGGGGCTCTACAAGCTCCAGGTGGGCCCCAAGGCGGCCAAGGTGGGCCTGGCCGTGGAGATCCGTGAGCCGTCCTCGTCCATCGAGCTGGCGATTACTCCGTCGGCCATGCAGCTGTCTCCGGAGGCCGAGGGCTATGTGGCGGTGGAGCTCGGCTCGGACGTGGCGCTGGAGCGCGTGAAGGTGGAGGCGACGCTCTATACGCCGCGCTACGAGCGGGACCGCACGGTGCCGGTGGTGAAGGTGGGCAAGGAGTACCGGGCCATGGTGTCGCGGGTGATGACGGACCGGGACGAGACGGGCACGTGGATGGTGGAGGTGCACGCGACAGGTGTGGCCAACGGGCAGACCTTCGACCGCCTGGAGCAGACGGCGTTCGGCTACGTGGTGCCAACGGCGCGCATCGCCTCGGTGGGGCGTGAGCGGCTGGTGCGCGACGGGAGCGGCCGGGTGGAGGCGCTGGAGGTGGACGTGGTGGTGGAGAGCCAGGGGCTCGACCGCTACGAGGTGACGGGCACGCTGGTGGCCACGGATGGCAAGGGCATGGAGCGCGCGGTGGCCGAGGCGCAGGTGACGGATCAGCTGCGCGCGGGCTCGCACGTGCTGACGCTGCGCTTCGACGCGGGGCACGCGGGGCTGGCGAAGCTCGGTGGCAGCTACGCGCTGCGCGGGCTGCAGCTGTACTCGCTGGGCACCAACACGCTGTACCACCGGCTGAACCGGGGGCTGGATGTCCGCTTCCCGGCGGTGCGCGTGGAGGAGCTGGTGGCGCCGAAGCTGACGCCCGCCCTCGAGACGATGATGCGCGAGGACGCGTTCAAGGTCCGCGAGTAG
- a CDS encoding polysaccharide deacetylase family protein: MIPPGVTVITFSFADTKKSQTRVGPLFARYGMHSTFYLSSGRIGHGSGYLSLADVRTLAAAGHEMASHTIDHVNLERVSLEEARHQICDDRANLMAMGLQVSSFSYPFGEDTPAARQVLIDCNFTNAQSTGGLRNPHSCATCPPVETIPPLDGFRIRSPPSIKSDWTLRDLQELVLQAEAAGGGWVLISLHDICDECDTYTISEPLLESFLAWLAPRASRGTVVLTMQEVLGGAVKPPLYADGGTFLFDAGTSGDGEILEGGFPGAGVLDEEFPSAGMGGD, translated from the coding sequence GTGATTCCTCCCGGTGTCACGGTCATCACCTTCTCCTTCGCGGATACCAAGAAGAGCCAGACTCGGGTAGGGCCCCTCTTCGCGCGGTACGGGATGCACTCGACCTTCTACCTCTCGAGCGGGCGCATCGGCCACGGCAGCGGCTATCTCTCCTTGGCGGACGTGCGAACGCTGGCCGCCGCGGGGCACGAGATGGCCAGCCACACCATTGACCATGTGAATCTGGAGCGCGTGTCTCTGGAGGAGGCCCGGCACCAGATCTGCGATGACCGGGCGAACCTGATGGCGATGGGGCTTCAGGTGAGTTCCTTCTCCTATCCCTTCGGCGAGGACACGCCGGCGGCGAGGCAGGTCCTCATCGACTGCAACTTCACCAATGCCCAATCCACCGGGGGGCTCCGCAACCCCCATAGTTGCGCGACTTGTCCCCCTGTCGAGACGATTCCACCGCTGGATGGGTTTCGCATCCGAAGCCCTCCTTCGATCAAGAGCGATTGGACACTCAGGGATCTGCAGGAACTCGTGCTCCAGGCGGAGGCAGCGGGAGGCGGCTGGGTGCTGATCTCGCTGCACGACATTTGCGATGAGTGCGACACCTACACAATCTCCGAGCCGTTGCTGGAGTCTTTTCTCGCCTGGCTGGCGCCGCGCGCCTCCCGGGGAACGGTCGTGCTGACCATGCAAGAGGTCCTCGGTGGGGCCGTGAAGCCTCCGCTCTATGCCGACGGCGGCACGTTTCTCTTCGACGCGGGAACCTCAGGCGATGGAGAAATCCTGGAGGGGGGATTCCCAGGCGCGGGAGTTCTGGATGAGGAGTTCCCAAGTGCAGGGATGGGAGGGGACTGA
- a CDS encoding PAS domain S-box protein, translated as MKEPPSPLEFQDLASLLEVAEGQEQADAEHVCPELSQILESVFSSMAEAVVVADECGRTALLNPAAEQFLGQAAIGVPLAQWPEHYGLYLPDQVTLYPAEELPLARAIRGEAVDRVEIFLRSALKPSGAWVLVTTRPLRDKAGKVLGGVAVFNEVTGTRKAEEALRKSQEEYRSLYSSTPVMMHSIDQEGRLLSVSDFWLEKLGYERSEVLGRKSVEFLTPESRKYALEVVLPRYFQTGKCQDVPYRVVKKDGGEIDILLSAIAERDAQGAIVRSLAVIIDVTERKRREMAQRLLDEASRELVTSLDDEATLQRVAALAVPTVADLCVIALQAGDTSLRPVAIADVSEARARCLREFLQFHPPPADALLCPAQRCMGEPSIGIGGIGLLRHVDEADRPWEELRTLRGHRCLHVPLYARGRCLGVLCLASARWCDTDAPADLALAKELGCRVAFTLDNAQLYRKAQESIRARDEFLSIASHELKTPLTSMKLRVQQLERALAQQPPDSRLAARLSDMLPIFQGQMRRLADLVENLLDVSRINESRLDLHLEPTDLAALARLVADHLREQLDRSGCKLELEAKEPVSGEWDRLRLEQVMLNLLTNAMKYGAGRPIRLTSTLQDGRALLRVSDGGIGISHEAQRRIFERFERAASHNYGGLGLGLFITRQIVEAHHGKIWVESEPGRGATFFVELPLS; from the coding sequence ATGAAGGAGCCGCCCAGCCCTCTGGAGTTCCAGGACCTGGCCTCGCTCCTCGAGGTTGCGGAGGGGCAGGAGCAGGCCGACGCCGAGCACGTCTGCCCTGAGCTGAGCCAGATCCTCGAGTCCGTCTTCTCCAGCATGGCCGAAGCCGTGGTGGTGGCGGACGAGTGCGGACGCACGGCGCTCCTCAACCCTGCGGCGGAGCAGTTCCTGGGGCAGGCGGCCATCGGGGTTCCTCTGGCTCAATGGCCGGAGCACTACGGGCTCTACCTGCCGGATCAAGTCACCTTGTACCCAGCGGAGGAGCTGCCGCTCGCTCGGGCCATCCGAGGCGAGGCTGTCGACAGGGTGGAGATCTTCCTGAGATCGGCCCTGAAGCCCTCGGGGGCCTGGGTGCTCGTGACTACCCGCCCGCTCCGGGACAAGGCCGGCAAGGTGCTCGGTGGCGTGGCCGTCTTCAACGAAGTCACGGGCACCCGGAAGGCGGAGGAGGCGCTGCGCAAGAGCCAAGAGGAGTACCGCTCCCTCTACAGCAGCACCCCTGTGATGATGCACTCCATCGACCAGGAGGGGCGGCTCCTCAGCGTGAGCGACTTTTGGCTGGAGAAGCTCGGCTACGAGCGCTCGGAGGTGCTCGGCCGCAAGTCCGTGGAGTTCCTGACGCCCGAGTCCCGCAAGTATGCCCTGGAGGTGGTCCTCCCTCGGTACTTCCAGACGGGAAAGTGCCAGGACGTCCCATACCGGGTCGTGAAGAAGGACGGCGGGGAGATCGACATCCTGCTGTCCGCCATCGCGGAGCGGGATGCGCAGGGAGCCATCGTCCGCTCCCTGGCCGTGATCATCGACGTGACCGAGCGCAAGCGGAGGGAGATGGCGCAGCGTCTCCTGGATGAGGCCAGCCGCGAGCTGGTCACCTCCCTTGACGATGAGGCCACGCTCCAGCGCGTCGCGGCGTTGGCGGTCCCGACCGTGGCGGATCTGTGTGTCATCGCGCTGCAAGCGGGGGACACCTCTCTGCGGCCCGTGGCGATCGCCGACGTCTCCGAAGCGCGGGCCCGCTGCTTGCGCGAGTTCCTCCAGTTCCATCCTCCCCCAGCGGATGCGCTCTTGTGCCCCGCCCAGCGGTGCATGGGCGAGCCCTCGATCGGGATAGGGGGAATTGGCTTGCTGCGCCACGTGGATGAGGCCGATAGGCCCTGGGAGGAGCTGAGGACACTCCGGGGGCATCGGTGCCTCCACGTGCCGCTCTACGCGCGGGGCCGCTGCCTGGGCGTGCTGTGCCTGGCCTCCGCGCGGTGGTGCGACACGGACGCTCCGGCGGATCTGGCCCTCGCGAAGGAGCTGGGGTGTCGGGTGGCCTTCACGCTCGACAACGCGCAGCTCTACCGGAAGGCCCAAGAGTCCATCCGGGCCCGGGACGAGTTCTTGTCCATCGCCTCGCACGAGCTGAAGACTCCGCTCACCTCCATGAAGCTGCGCGTGCAGCAACTGGAGCGCGCGCTCGCGCAGCAGCCCCCGGACTCCCGGCTTGCCGCGAGGCTCTCGGACATGCTTCCCATCTTCCAGGGCCAGATGCGGCGGCTGGCGGACCTGGTGGAGAACCTCCTGGATGTCTCGCGTATCAACGAGAGCCGGCTGGACCTGCACCTGGAGCCAACGGACCTGGCGGCGCTGGCCCGGCTCGTCGCGGATCACCTCCGGGAGCAGCTCGACAGGAGCGGCTGCAAGCTCGAGTTGGAGGCGAAAGAGCCGGTGTCGGGGGAGTGGGATCGCCTTCGCCTGGAGCAGGTCATGCTCAACCTGCTGACGAACGCGATGAAGTACGGGGCAGGCAGGCCCATCCGGCTGACGAGCACGCTCCAGGACGGGAGGGCGCTGCTGCGCGTCTCGGACGGGGGGATTGGCATCTCGCACGAAGCGCAGCGGCGGATCTTCGAGCGCTTCGAGCGAGCCGCCTCCCACAACTACGGAGGGCTGGGCCTGGGGCTCTTCATCACGCGGCAAATCGTCGAGGCGCACCACGGCAAGATCTGGGTCGAGAGCGAGCCGGGAAGAGGGGCCACCTTCTTCGTCGAGCTGCCTCTCAGCTAG
- a CDS encoding DEAD/DEAH box helicase, protein MDTPAPETRAPLAALLPPRGSPPLSSDEILNRFVGYVTSYGLELYPAQEEAILELLADKHLFLKTPTGSGKSLVATALHFKAMAEGKVSFYTCPIKALVNEKFFALCEAFGPENVGMLTGDASINREAPIICCTAEILANLAMRDSRARVDYVVMDEFHYYSDKDRGTAWQIPLLALPQTTFLMMSATLGDTHIIEEGLLNLTGKEVVSVRSSQRPVPLDFDYRETPLHETIQELVAQKKYPIYLVNFSQRAAAEQAQNLMSVDFSTKEEKEAIRQALMDAPFDTPYGKEFQRFLRHGVGMHHAGLLPKYRLLVEKLAQSGHLKVISGTDTLGVGVNIPIRTVLFTQLFKFNGEKLATLSVRDFKQIAGRAGRKGFDDQGSVVAQAPDHVIENIKQKKKEAEGKKKAPMAKPPQKGYVHYDKSTFERLQNGIPEPLESRFEVTHGLLLNLLQSDMTEGSGGYRRLVQLIGRTHDSDYLKRKHLRTAASHFRTLRSAGIVTVEKHPGHAVVKVAEDLQRDFSMNHTLSLYLLDTLEKLDPTLETYALDVVTLVESILENPEVVLYAQLNQLKGEKVQELKAQGVEYDDRMEELEKLEWPKPNRDFIYATFNEFAKKHPWVGQENIRPKSIVRDMFERFMSFHDYVREYGLQRSEGVLLRYVGDVYKALVQTVPERFKDETVEDFIDHLRATLRQVDSSLLDEWERMRNPEAVLTPKPVVELKPKELTEDPKAFAARVREELHRLLRALGQKRYMDALGMLDVTLGEWTAPKLEQAMAPYFEEHKVVVLTPAARRPGLTFLKETGTRLWEVQQRIMDPEGHGDWLLDCEIDLRGRKLDDGPILILRRIGT, encoded by the coding sequence ATGGATACCCCCGCCCCCGAGACACGCGCTCCCCTGGCCGCCCTGCTTCCTCCCCGCGGCTCGCCGCCGCTGAGCTCCGACGAGATCCTCAACCGCTTCGTCGGTTACGTGACCTCCTACGGCCTGGAGCTCTACCCAGCGCAGGAGGAGGCCATCCTCGAACTGCTGGCGGACAAGCACCTGTTCCTCAAGACGCCCACGGGCTCGGGCAAGTCGCTGGTGGCCACGGCGCTGCACTTCAAGGCCATGGCTGAGGGCAAGGTCTCCTTCTACACCTGCCCCATCAAGGCGCTGGTGAACGAGAAGTTCTTCGCGCTCTGCGAGGCGTTCGGCCCGGAGAACGTGGGCATGCTCACGGGCGACGCCAGCATCAACCGCGAGGCCCCCATCATCTGCTGTACGGCGGAGATCCTCGCCAACCTGGCCATGAGGGACTCACGCGCCCGGGTGGACTACGTCGTCATGGACGAGTTCCACTACTACTCGGACAAGGATCGTGGCACCGCGTGGCAGATTCCGCTGCTGGCGCTGCCCCAGACGACGTTCCTGATGATGTCGGCCACGCTGGGCGACACGCACATCATCGAGGAGGGTCTGCTCAATCTCACCGGCAAGGAAGTGGTGTCGGTGCGCAGCTCGCAGCGCCCGGTGCCGCTGGACTTCGACTACCGAGAGACACCGCTCCACGAGACGATCCAGGAGTTGGTGGCGCAGAAGAAGTACCCCATCTACCTGGTGAACTTCTCGCAGCGGGCGGCGGCGGAGCAGGCGCAGAACCTCATGTCGGTGGACTTCTCCACCAAGGAAGAGAAGGAGGCCATCCGGCAGGCGCTGATGGACGCGCCCTTCGACACGCCGTACGGCAAGGAGTTCCAGCGCTTCCTGCGCCACGGGGTGGGCATGCACCACGCGGGCCTGCTGCCCAAGTACCGGCTGCTGGTGGAGAAGCTGGCGCAGTCGGGGCACCTGAAGGTCATCTCCGGCACGGACACGCTGGGCGTGGGGGTGAACATCCCCATCCGCACGGTGCTCTTCACCCAGCTGTTCAAGTTCAACGGCGAGAAGCTGGCCACGCTGAGCGTGCGCGACTTCAAGCAGATCGCCGGCCGGGCGGGGCGCAAGGGCTTCGATGATCAGGGCAGCGTGGTGGCGCAGGCGCCGGACCACGTCATCGAGAACATCAAGCAGAAGAAGAAGGAGGCGGAGGGCAAGAAGAAGGCGCCCATGGCCAAGCCGCCGCAGAAGGGCTACGTCCACTACGACAAGAGCACCTTCGAGCGCCTGCAGAACGGCATCCCCGAGCCGCTGGAGTCGCGCTTCGAGGTGACCCACGGACTGCTGCTCAACCTGCTTCAGAGCGACATGACGGAGGGCAGCGGCGGGTACCGGCGGCTGGTGCAGCTCATCGGGCGGACGCACGACTCGGACTACCTGAAGCGCAAGCACCTGAGGACGGCGGCCAGCCACTTCCGGACGCTGCGCAGCGCGGGCATTGTCACCGTGGAGAAGCACCCGGGCCACGCAGTGGTGAAGGTGGCGGAGGATCTCCAGCGGGACTTCTCGATGAACCACACGCTGTCGCTGTACCTGCTGGACACGTTGGAGAAGTTGGATCCCACCCTGGAGACGTACGCGCTGGACGTGGTGACGCTGGTGGAGTCCATCCTGGAGAACCCGGAGGTGGTGCTCTACGCGCAGCTCAACCAGCTCAAGGGAGAGAAGGTCCAGGAACTGAAGGCGCAGGGCGTGGAGTACGACGACCGGATGGAGGAGCTGGAGAAGTTGGAGTGGCCCAAGCCGAACCGGGACTTCATCTACGCCACATTCAACGAGTTCGCGAAGAAGCACCCCTGGGTGGGGCAGGAGAACATCCGGCCCAAGTCCATTGTGCGGGACATGTTCGAGCGCTTCATGTCTTTCCACGACTACGTGCGCGAGTACGGCCTGCAGCGCAGTGAGGGCGTGCTGTTGCGTTACGTGGGCGACGTCTACAAGGCGCTGGTGCAGACGGTGCCCGAGCGCTTCAAAGACGAGACGGTGGAGGACTTCATCGACCACCTGCGGGCCACGCTGCGGCAGGTGGACTCGAGCCTGCTGGACGAGTGGGAGCGCATGCGCAACCCGGAGGCGGTGCTGACGCCGAAGCCGGTGGTGGAGCTCAAGCCCAAGGAGCTGACGGAGGACCCGAAGGCGTTCGCGGCCCGGGTGCGCGAGGAGCTGCACCGGCTGCTCCGGGCGCTGGGGCAGAAGCGCTACATGGACGCGCTGGGGATGCTGGACGTGACGCTGGGGGAGTGGACAGCGCCGAAGCTGGAGCAGGCGATGGCGCCGTACTTCGAGGAGCACAAGGTGGTGGTGCTCACCCCGGCGGCGCGCCGGCCGGGCCTGACGTTTCTCAAGGAGACGGGCACGCGGCTGTGGGAGGTGCAGCAGCGCATCATGGACCCCGAGGGCCACGGCGACTGGTTGCTGGACTGCGAAATCGACTTGCGAGGCCGCAAGCTGGACGACGGGCCCATCCTCATCCTGCGGCGCATCGGGACGTGA
- a CDS encoding SDR family oxidoreductase encodes MASMQGKTVIITGASSGIGEELAVVLASRGANVVLAARREEELAKVAKRCEEAGGRALSVPTDVSDQEACRKLVERTVEAFGSIDVLVNNAGVTMWGRLEDVTDLSMYERIMRVNYLSAVYCTYHALPHLKARKGMAVAISSLTGKTGVPQRTAYAASKHAMQGFFDSLRVELLGTGVDVLVVSPGFVATPIRDNALGPDGKPVGRSRRDESQDTMDVHTCVAQIVRAIERRDREVVMTAKGKVGLFLKLVAPGFVDRMALKAMKTR; translated from the coding sequence ATGGCCAGCATGCAAGGGAAGACCGTCATCATCACCGGGGCTTCGTCCGGGATTGGCGAGGAACTCGCCGTGGTGCTCGCTTCACGGGGCGCGAACGTGGTGCTCGCGGCCCGGCGGGAGGAGGAACTCGCCAAGGTGGCAAAGCGCTGCGAGGAGGCCGGAGGGCGTGCCCTCAGCGTGCCCACGGATGTGTCCGATCAGGAGGCGTGCCGCAAGCTGGTGGAACGCACGGTGGAGGCGTTCGGCAGCATCGACGTGCTGGTGAACAACGCCGGCGTGACGATGTGGGGGCGGCTCGAAGACGTGACGGACCTGTCGATGTACGAGCGCATCATGCGGGTGAACTACCTAAGCGCCGTCTACTGCACCTACCACGCCCTGCCCCACCTCAAGGCGCGCAAGGGGATGGCGGTGGCCATCTCCTCGCTCACGGGGAAGACGGGCGTGCCTCAGCGCACGGCCTACGCGGCCAGCAAGCACGCCATGCAGGGCTTCTTCGACTCGTTGCGCGTGGAGTTGCTGGGCACGGGGGTGGACGTCCTGGTGGTGTCCCCGGGTTTCGTGGCCACCCCCATCCGCGACAATGCGCTGGGACCGGATGGAAAGCCGGTGGGGCGCAGCCGCAGGGACGAGAGCCAGGACACCATGGACGTGCACACCTGCGTGGCGCAGATCGTCCGCGCCATCGAGCGCCGCGACCGCGAGGTGGTGATGACGGCCAAGGGGAAAGTGGGCCTGTTCCTCAAGCTGGTGGCGCCCGGGTTCGTGGATCGGATGGCGTTGAAAGCCATGAAGACGAGGTGA
- a CDS encoding fumarate hydratase, translating into MLPLGEDTTPYRLLTKDHVSTFEANGKTFLQVAPEALTLLTREAMRDIAHLLRPGHLQQLAHILKDPEATSNDRFVALELLKNANIAAGRVLPSCQDTGTAIVMGKKGQYVLTGGNDEEAISRGVFETYTSTNLRYSQLAPLDMYKEANTGNNLPAQIELYATDGDAYKFLFMAKGGGSANKSYLFQETKALLNPDSLMKFLDQKIRSLGTAACPPYHLAIVVGGTSAEFALKTAKYASARYLDTLPTSGNNLGRGFRDVELEEKVHQLTRRMGIGAQFGGKYFCHDVRVIRLPRHGASCPVAIAVSCSADRQAVGKITKSGIYLEQLETDPAKYLPETTDTQLGGEVVKIDLNRPMSDIRAELSRYPTKTRLSLSGPVIVARDIAHAKLKERLDRGEGLPQYLKDFAVYYAGPAKTPQGMASGSFGPTTAGRMDSYVDLFQSNGGSLVMLAKGNRSKAVTEACKKHGGFYLGSIGGPAARLAQDCIKKVEVLEYPELGMEAVWKIEVVDFPAFIVVDDKGNDFFAELNVSAKD; encoded by the coding sequence ATGCTGCCGCTGGGCGAGGACACCACCCCGTACCGACTGCTGACGAAGGACCACGTCTCCACCTTCGAGGCCAACGGGAAGACCTTCCTCCAAGTGGCCCCCGAGGCGCTCACCCTGCTCACCCGCGAGGCGATGCGCGACATCGCCCACCTGCTGCGCCCCGGCCACCTGCAGCAGCTGGCCCACATCCTCAAGGACCCCGAGGCCACCTCCAACGACCGCTTCGTGGCCCTGGAGCTGCTGAAGAACGCCAACATCGCCGCGGGCCGCGTGCTGCCCTCCTGCCAGGACACCGGCACGGCGATCGTGATGGGCAAGAAAGGCCAGTACGTCCTCACCGGCGGCAATGACGAGGAGGCCATCTCCCGGGGCGTCTTCGAGACGTACACCTCGACGAACCTGCGCTACTCGCAGCTGGCGCCGCTGGACATGTACAAGGAGGCCAACACCGGCAACAACCTCCCCGCCCAGATCGAGCTCTACGCAACCGACGGCGACGCCTACAAGTTCCTCTTCATGGCCAAGGGCGGCGGCTCGGCGAACAAGAGCTACCTGTTCCAGGAGACCAAGGCACTGCTCAACCCGGACAGCCTGATGAAGTTCCTGGATCAGAAGATCCGCTCGCTGGGCACCGCCGCATGCCCGCCGTACCACCTGGCCATCGTCGTGGGCGGAACCTCGGCCGAGTTCGCGCTCAAGACGGCCAAGTACGCCTCGGCCCGCTACTTGGACACGCTGCCCACCAGCGGCAACAACCTGGGCCGCGGCTTCCGCGACGTGGAGCTGGAGGAGAAGGTGCACCAGCTCACGCGCCGCATGGGCATCGGCGCGCAGTTCGGCGGCAAGTACTTCTGCCATGACGTGCGCGTCATCCGCCTGCCCCGCCATGGCGCCAGCTGCCCGGTGGCCATCGCCGTGTCCTGCTCCGCGGATCGGCAGGCGGTGGGCAAGATCACGAAGAGCGGCATCTACCTGGAGCAGCTCGAGACGGATCCGGCCAAGTACCTGCCGGAGACCACGGACACGCAGCTGGGCGGCGAGGTGGTGAAGATCGATCTGAACCGGCCCATGTCGGACATCCGGGCCGAGCTCAGCCGCTACCCGACGAAGACGCGCCTGTCGCTGTCCGGGCCGGTGATTGTCGCGCGCGACATTGCCCACGCGAAGCTCAAGGAGCGGTTGGATCGGGGCGAGGGCCTGCCGCAGTACCTGAAGGACTTCGCGGTGTACTACGCGGGTCCGGCGAAGACGCCGCAGGGCATGGCGTCGGGCAGCTTCGGTCCCACCACGGCTGGGCGCATGGACAGTTACGTGGACCTGTTCCAGTCGAACGGCGGCAGCCTGGTGATGCTGGCCAAGGGCAACCGCTCCAAGGCCGTCACCGAGGCGTGCAAGAAGCACGGCGGCTTCTACCTGGGCAGCATCGGCGGCCCCGCGGCCCGGCTGGCCCAGGACTGCATCAAGAAGGTGGAAGTGCTCGAGTACCCCGAGCTCGGCATGGAGGCTGTGTGGAAGATCGAGGTCGTGGACTTCCCCGCATTCATCGTCGTGGATGACAAGGGCAACGACTTCTTCGCCGAGCTGAACGTCTCCGCCAAGGACTGA